The Pseudomonadota bacterium genome includes a region encoding these proteins:
- a CDS encoding GTP-binding protein: MANYHQEIDRRRTFGIISHPDAGKTTLTEKLLLYCGAIQQAGAVKARKAQRHATSDWMAIEKERGISITTSVMKFNYRNFEINLLDTPGHQDFSEDTYRVLTAVDSALMVIDSAKGVEPQTEKLMEVCRMRNTPIITFINKLDREGMLPLDILDEIENKLQVECTPLSWPIGMGKRFKGVYNLYKKELHLFTPGQDTRKQEGLVI; the protein is encoded by the coding sequence ATGGCTAATTATCACCAAGAAATAGACCGGCGCCGGACTTTCGGCATCATCAGCCATCCGGATGCCGGCAAAACCACCCTGACGGAAAAACTCCTGCTCTATTGCGGCGCCATTCAGCAGGCAGGGGCGGTAAAAGCCCGAAAAGCCCAGAGACATGCGACAAGTGACTGGATGGCAATCGAAAAAGAACGGGGGATCTCGATCACCACTTCGGTAATGAAATTTAATTATCGAAATTTTGAAATAAATCTCCTGGATACCCCGGGACATCAGGATTTTTCCGAAGATACCTATCGCGTCCTGACCGCTGTGGACAGCGCCCTGATGGTCATTGACAGCGCCAAGGGCGTGGAACCTCAGACTGAAAAGTTAATGGAAGTCTGCCGGATGCGCAACACCCCGATCATTACTTTTATCAATAAACTTGACCGTGAGGGAATGTTGCCGTTAGATATTCTTGATGAGATTGAAAATAAACTGCAGGTGGAGTGTACCCCGCTTTCCTGGCCCATCGGCATGGGTAAACGATTCAAAGGCGTCTATAACCTTTACAAAAAAGAGCTGCATCTTTTTACCCCCGGACAGGACACCAGGAAGCAGGAAGGCCTGGTAATTA